One Brassica napus cultivar Da-Ae chromosome C4, Da-Ae, whole genome shotgun sequence genomic region harbors:
- the LOC125586332 gene encoding uncharacterized protein LOC125586332 — translation MEMRHGALSTANESYVIIASVISSLSSCQINATHHHHQHHPCMVDINKQLLLSMINLVILCFNMS, via the coding sequence ATGGAAATGAGACATGGAGCGTTGTCGACTGCTAATGAGAGTTATGTCATCATAGCTTCAGTCATTTCATCACTCTCGTCTTGTCAAATCAATGccactcatcatcatcatcaacatcatccATGCATGGTAGACATAAATAAGCAACTCCTCCTTTCGATGATTAATCTAGTTATTCTTTGTTTTAACATGTCCTAA
- the LOC125586333 gene encoding uncharacterized protein LOC125586333 — MKEGETARKRMKISVPHFDNSALIKTYSKSLIGRCMNPPEQEMKALIQNLPKIWKLEERVVGTDLGFGKFRFDFETEEEIDTVLKLEPYHFDYWMLALARWQPKKSQLFPSEITFWIRVIGVPMEFRTVPTFESLGDALGRTVAVDVEHCRVQVVVDAFQELCFETTLDFKGGEFYEGEEAAISLRYEKLFGYCPLCSSLCHKEEKCPLAKKASPEKKREGREGNGGWYDGGKHDDRARSYKGVVINGNQNQQHKERDGRDYYGKGKGKMVEEADSKWVKVADRGNKGLFTNHRSFRGEGDGSRHRSSRREEPRAEGQGQGGSNRSSSGQSGAPKEVVQEEGEIKNPKESEKTLPSQDFQEELAKTQAVGSEVISDPMDAEEGLQMIKSLIVEPSTLEDDKVLDMDECRAICLEHGIDMDAADDLPDCSDGEFEEMLKEQDDEEAIPADLENENMEVEKAHVKGDVAKKQGTRKRLFKPSTAGSTKMRIASALVSPRKRAPAKVGTRHEDHSKHQEIKGTSNPKTGMKNP; from the coding sequence ATGAAGGAAGGAGAAACGGCTCGGAAAAGAATGAAGATTTCGGTGCCTCACTTTGATAACTCGGCACTAATCAAGACTTACTCTAAGTCCTTGATTGGACGATGCATGAATCCACCAGAGCAGGAAATGAAGGCGCTCATCCAGAACTTACCGAAGATTTGGAAGCTGGAGGAAAGGGTTGTTGGAACGGACTTGGGTTTTGGCAAGTTTCGGTTCGACTTTGAAACAGAGGAGGAGATAGATACGGTACTGAAGCTGGAACCGTATCATTTTGATTACTGGATGTTGGCGTTAGCACGGTGGCAACCGAAGAAGTCGCAGCTCTTCCCATCAGAGATAACGTTCTGGATTAGGGTGATAGGTGTTCCGATGGAGTTCAGGACGGTGCCTACCTTTGAGAGCCTCGGTGATGCACTTGGACGAACAGTAGCAGTAGATGTAGAGCACTGCAGAGTGCAGGTGGTGGTGGACGCATTTCAGGAGCTTTGCTTTGAAACAACTTTGGACTTCAAGGGTGGAGAATTTTACGAGGGGGAGGAAGCAGCAATATCATTGAGGTATGAGAAGCTCTTTGGATACTGCCCACTTTGTTCTAGCTTGTGCCATAAGGAGGAGAAATGCCCTCTTGCTAAGAAGGCGTCGCCTGAGAAGAAAAGAGAGGGTCGAGAAGGAAATGGAGGATGGTATGATGGTGGGAAACACGATGATCGAGCTCGGAGCTATAAGGGAGTGGTCATAAATGGAAATCAGAATCAACAACACAAGGAAAGAGACGGTAGGGACTACTATGGGAAGGGTAAAGGCAAGATGGTGGAAGAGGCTGACTCAAAATGGGTGAAAGTGGCTGATAGAGGCAATAAGGGGCTTTTTACTAATCACAGGAGCTTTAGGGGTGAGGGAGATGGTTCTCGACATAGATCTTCCCGAAGAGAAGAACCCCGGGCTGAGGGTCAGGGGCAGGGAGGAAGTAATAGATCCTCCTCAGGTCAGTCAGGAGCTCCAAAAGAAGTAGTTCAGGAGGAGGGAGAAATAAAAAATCCTAAAGAGTCTGAGAAAACTCTTCCCTCTCAGGATTTTCAAGAAGAGCTGGCCAAGACTCAAGCTGTAGGATCTGAGGTAATTTCGGACCCTATGGATGCAGAGGAAGGGCTTCAGATGATCAAAAGCCTGATAGTGGAACCGTCAACTTTGGAGGATGATAAAGTACTGGACATGGACGAGTGTAGAGCTATCTGTCTTGAGCATGGGATAGATATGGATGCAGCAGACGATCTACCAGATTGCTCAGATGGGGAATTTGAGGAAATGCTAAAGGaacaagatgatgaagaagctattccagcagatttagaaaatgaaaatatggaGGTGGAGAAAGCACATGTTAAAGGAGATGTGGCGAAGAAGCAAGGAACTCGCAAGAGGCTTTTTAAGCCTAGCACCGCGGGGAGTACGAAGATGAGGATAGCTTCTGCGCTTGTGTCTCCGCGTAAACGAGCTCCGGCAAAGGTAGGTACACGTCATGAAGATCACAGCAAGCACCAGGAGATTAAGGGCACTTCAAACCCGAAGACTGGAATGAAAAATCCATAA